From a single Micromonospora pallida genomic region:
- a CDS encoding esterase/lipase family protein, with protein sequence MLLRKILVTATAATAFLVPATAAIAAPTPAPADSATAATATDSTTAATGTTASGVGTAAANPIIVVGGLSGVAIAYEPLAARLRADGYRVNIYQLPGLGLGDIAASARSFSTYVAQVRAATGAAKVDLVAHSEGGLVSRYYLKNLGGTGSVGRLITLGSPHYGTYIADIAKFLGLGDCLGIVACQQMAIGSTFLNDLNAGDDTPGAVRYTTIRTLQDELVRPTGNATLGDGAVNALVQSWCPLRIVAHVGLVVDGTTYTMIQDALADRAITPDCWAI encoded by the coding sequence ATGCTGCTCCGAAAGATCCTCGTCACCGCCACGGCCGCCACCGCGTTCCTGGTGCCTGCCACCGCCGCCATAGCCGCCCCGACACCCGCCCCCGCCGACAGTGCGACCGCCGCGACCGCGACCGACAGCACGACCGCGGCGACCGGTACGACCGCGTCCGGGGTCGGCACGGCCGCCGCCAACCCGATCATCGTCGTCGGTGGCCTCTCCGGGGTCGCCATCGCGTACGAGCCGCTGGCCGCCCGGCTGCGCGCCGACGGCTACCGGGTCAACATCTACCAGCTTCCCGGCCTCGGGCTCGGCGACATCGCCGCCTCCGCCCGCTCCTTCAGCACGTACGTCGCCCAGGTGCGGGCTGCCACCGGCGCGGCCAAGGTGGACCTGGTCGCCCACTCCGAGGGTGGCCTGGTCTCCCGCTACTACCTGAAGAACCTGGGTGGCACCGGCTCGGTCGGCCGGCTGATCACCCTGGGCAGCCCGCACTACGGCACGTACATCGCCGACATCGCCAAGTTCCTCGGCCTCGGCGACTGCCTCGGGATCGTCGCCTGCCAGCAGATGGCGATCGGCTCGACGTTCCTCAACGACCTGAACGCCGGGGACGACACCCCGGGCGCCGTCCGCTACACCACCATCCGAACCCTCCAGGACGAGCTGGTCCGCCCAACCGGGAACGCCACCCTCGGCGACGGGGCGGTCAACGCGCTGGTGCAGAGCTGGTGCCCGCTGCGCATCGTCGCGCACGTCGGGCTGGTGGTCGACGGCACCACCTACACCATGATCCAGGACGCGCTCGCGGACCGGGCGATCACCCCGGACTGCTGGGCCATCTGA
- a CDS encoding DUF6244 family protein: MIAKLSAASQKLDDARAKTAAAAHDAAEARTLVSGALEGVGAGPLVGVIDAYRQALMQAAQGSEPARQHVQETIAKIHALGN; the protein is encoded by the coding sequence ATGATTGCGAAGCTGAGCGCGGCCTCGCAGAAGCTGGACGATGCACGGGCCAAGACGGCCGCCGCCGCCCATGATGCCGCCGAGGCGCGGACCCTCGTGTCCGGCGCGTTGGAGGGTGTGGGGGCCGGTCCGCTGGTCGGTGTGATCGATGCGTACCGGCAGGCGTTGATGCAGGCGGCGCAGGGCAGTGAGCCGGCTCGGCAGCACGTCCAGGAAACGATCGCGAAGATCCACGCCCTGGGAAACTGA
- a CDS encoding GMC family oxidoreductase gives MEEFDYVVVGAGTAGCVLAHRLSADPATRVLVVEAGGWDSSLFVRIPKGFSKLMDDESTAWHYPATTPTGQEVWQRGRLVGGSSSINGMIYGRGAPADWDALEQRGNPGWGWDTMGPVFRRIEDSPHDSTDGGMLPLSTAVGTNEICEEMIDAGVRQGLRRTDDLNDGDDERIGYTTATIRDGRRVSAAHAFLHPVRDRPNLTVWVRTLTQRVLIEQGRAVGVRVHRDGRSVDVFARAEVILAAGAIASPQLLQLSGIGPADTLRAAGVTVLADRPRVGAGMREHRMMALQYRLAGQVGYNPMLNNVLGQSLAAMRWLVGKRGPLALPVHDVGAHLRSGSAHGRPDGVLLMAPFSAAPRRPGRALELEREAGLMCLGGVARPESEGSLEITGPTPATPPRITVRYLTDPYDRTLAVATFRRMREFFATGPIARRIVAETLPGPAVRSEREILDAALAHGYCGYHAVGTCAMGPDDADVVDADLRVRGVDGLRVVDASVLPVLVAGWINGPVAALAWRAADRILGAHV, from the coding sequence GTGGAAGAGTTCGACTACGTCGTGGTCGGTGCGGGCACAGCGGGCTGCGTCCTGGCGCACCGGCTCAGCGCGGACCCGGCGACCCGGGTGCTGGTGGTCGAGGCCGGCGGCTGGGACAGCAGCCTCTTCGTCCGCATTCCCAAGGGCTTCTCCAAGCTCATGGACGACGAGAGCACGGCCTGGCACTACCCCGCCACCACCCCCACCGGGCAGGAGGTGTGGCAGCGGGGCCGGCTGGTCGGCGGCTCCAGCTCGATCAACGGCATGATCTACGGCCGGGGCGCGCCGGCCGACTGGGACGCGCTGGAGCAGCGCGGCAACCCGGGCTGGGGTTGGGACACGATGGGGCCGGTGTTCCGGCGGATCGAGGACAGTCCCCACGACAGCACCGACGGCGGGATGTTGCCGCTGTCCACCGCGGTCGGCACCAACGAGATCTGCGAGGAGATGATCGACGCCGGGGTCCGGCAGGGACTGCGCCGTACCGACGACCTCAACGACGGCGACGACGAACGGATCGGCTACACCACGGCGACCATCCGCGACGGTCGGCGGGTCAGCGCCGCCCACGCCTTCCTGCACCCGGTGCGCGACCGGCCCAACCTGACCGTCTGGGTGCGGACGCTGACCCAGCGGGTGCTCATCGAGCAGGGCCGGGCCGTCGGGGTGCGGGTGCACCGGGACGGGCGCAGCGTCGACGTCTTCGCCCGCGCCGAGGTGATCCTCGCGGCGGGCGCGATCGCCAGTCCGCAACTGCTCCAGCTCTCCGGGATCGGACCGGCCGACACGCTGCGCGCCGCCGGGGTGACGGTGCTGGCCGACCGCCCCCGGGTGGGTGCCGGGATGCGGGAGCACCGGATGATGGCCCTCCAGTACCGGCTGGCCGGGCAGGTCGGGTACAACCCCATGCTGAACAACGTCCTCGGGCAGTCGTTGGCGGCGATGCGCTGGCTGGTCGGTAAGCGGGGACCGCTCGCTCTGCCGGTGCACGACGTGGGCGCGCACCTGCGGTCGGGGTCGGCGCACGGGCGGCCGGACGGCGTCCTGCTGATGGCCCCGTTCTCCGCCGCCCCGCGCCGCCCCGGCCGGGCGCTGGAGCTGGAACGGGAGGCAGGGCTGATGTGCCTGGGCGGGGTGGCCCGACCGGAGAGCGAGGGCAGCCTGGAGATCACCGGCCCGACCCCGGCGACCCCGCCCCGGATCACGGTGCGCTACCTCACCGACCCGTACGACCGCACCCTGGCGGTGGCGACGTTCCGCCGGATGCGGGAGTTCTTCGCGACCGGGCCGATCGCCCGGCGGATCGTGGCGGAGACGCTGCCCGGTCCGGCCGTCCGTAGCGAGCGGGAGATCCTCGACGCGGCGCTGGCGCACGGCTACTGCGGCTACCACGCCGTCGGCACCTGCGCGATGGGCCCGGACGACGCCGACGTGGTCGACGCCGACCTGCGGGTGCGCGGGGTGGACGGCCTGCGGGTGGTGGACGCCTCGGTGCTGCCGGTGCTGGTGGCGGGCTGGATCAACGGCCCGGTGGCCGCGCTGGCCTGGCGCGCCGCCGACCGCATCCTCGGCGCCCACGTCTGA
- a CDS encoding GntR family transcriptional regulator, producing MPAKSKWERLADHLRSQIESGELAPGDKLPSTTELCQQHSVSAITVRQAIFKLRTEGLIEGVQGVGVFVAER from the coding sequence ATGCCCGCCAAATCGAAGTGGGAGCGGCTTGCCGATCATCTGCGATCGCAGATCGAATCGGGCGAGCTGGCTCCCGGAGACAAGTTGCCCTCCACTACCGAGCTGTGCCAGCAGCACAGCGTCTCGGCCATCACCGTGCGCCAAGCGATCTTCAAGCTGCGTACCGAAGGGCTGATCGAAGGCGTCCAAGGGGTCGGAGTGTTCGTCGCCGAGCGTTAG
- a CDS encoding TerC family protein → MEFLASPELWVAFATLLLLEIVLGIDNVVFISILSGRLPEHQQARARTIGLSLALITRLLLLASLSWVIGLTAPLFTVLGQEISGRDLILLLGGLFLLGKATYEIHEHLEGADHARSGKAASFASVIAQILVLDVVFSLDSVITAVGMVDELVIMVAAVIIAMVIMLLSAGAVSGFVNRHPTVKMLALSFLLLIGASLIAEGFDQHIPKGYVYGPIAFSIFVEFLNLRVRSKQKRAETPVHLHPTYVKNGQTGTGGESVPAGK, encoded by the coding sequence ATGGAGTTTCTGGCCAGCCCCGAGCTGTGGGTCGCGTTCGCGACCCTGCTCCTGCTGGAGATCGTGCTCGGTATCGACAACGTGGTGTTCATTTCGATTCTGTCCGGCCGGCTGCCCGAGCACCAGCAGGCCCGGGCGCGGACGATCGGCCTCTCGCTGGCGCTGATCACCCGGCTCCTCCTACTGGCGTCCCTGTCCTGGGTGATCGGTCTGACCGCCCCGCTGTTCACCGTCCTGGGTCAGGAGATCTCCGGGCGGGACCTGATCCTGCTGCTGGGTGGTCTGTTCCTGCTCGGCAAGGCGACGTACGAGATCCACGAGCACCTGGAGGGGGCCGACCACGCCCGGTCCGGCAAGGCCGCCTCGTTCGCCTCGGTCATCGCGCAGATTCTCGTCCTCGACGTGGTCTTCTCGCTCGACTCGGTGATCACCGCGGTCGGCATGGTCGACGAACTCGTGATCATGGTGGCGGCGGTGATCATCGCGATGGTGATCATGCTGCTCTCGGCCGGTGCGGTCAGCGGCTTCGTGAACCGGCACCCGACCGTGAAGATGCTGGCGCTGTCGTTCCTGCTGCTGATCGGGGCCAGCCTGATCGCCGAGGGCTTCGACCAGCACATCCCGAAGGGCTACGTGTACGGGCCGATCGCCTTCTCGATCTTCGTCGAGTTCCTGAACCTGCGGGTCCGGTCCAAGCAGAAGCGCGCGGAGACGCCGGTCCACCTGCACCCGACGTACGTGAAGAATGGGCAGACCGGCACGGGCGGGGAAAGCGTCCCGGCCGGCAAGTGA
- a CDS encoding dihydrofolate reductase family protein, producing the protein MAKLLYSASMSTDGFIAGVGGDMSWLTPYLGPNPTVDDLAARTGALLVGRRTFGGDDPYRDLPGEGEAFGGGWDGPQFVLTHRPPAEPVPGVTFVTDLATAVTRARAAAGDGYVNVLGADVARQCLAAGLLDEVLVSVTPVLLGDGVRLFDHPGGSTVRLEPISVTQTPPVTNLWLRVVR; encoded by the coding sequence GTGGCCAAACTGCTGTACTCGGCGTCGATGTCGACGGACGGGTTCATCGCCGGAGTAGGCGGCGACATGTCCTGGCTGACGCCGTACCTCGGCCCGAACCCGACCGTGGACGACCTCGCCGCGCGCACCGGCGCGCTGCTCGTCGGCCGGCGGACCTTCGGCGGCGACGACCCGTACCGCGACCTGCCGGGGGAGGGGGAGGCGTTCGGGGGCGGCTGGGACGGGCCGCAGTTCGTGCTCACCCACCGCCCGCCGGCCGAGCCGGTGCCCGGCGTCACCTTCGTCACCGACCTGGCGACGGCCGTCACGCGGGCGCGGGCAGCGGCCGGCGACGGGTACGTCAACGTCCTCGGCGCGGACGTCGCCCGGCAGTGTCTCGCCGCAGGCCTGCTGGACGAGGTGCTGGTCTCCGTCACGCCCGTGCTGCTCGGCGACGGGGTACGGCTCTTCGACCACCCGGGTGGGTCGACCGTCCGGCTCGAACCGATCAGCGTCACCCAGACGCCGCCGGTCACCAACCTCTGGCTGCGCGTGGTGCGCTGA
- a CDS encoding DUF6518 family protein: MGTALGAVDSVVNHVPVWLGEVGTARAERGGWSQAAEFASLVLNAGWAWAGAAVLVGWLVSRHPRPAVGLLRGAAAGALTLVFATVAYYGMDVLSDGGPWWYGATGYWLIASVLLGPVLGVVGALIRRPGPVGTLAALLVPAGAALQMVVLPPPPDSLMAQPVRLTVWTSAAIATVLIIRTRGRRGVLAPSVRPG, translated from the coding sequence GTGGGGACGGCGTTGGGTGCCGTCGACTCGGTGGTGAACCATGTGCCGGTCTGGCTTGGCGAAGTCGGCACCGCACGCGCCGAGCGCGGTGGCTGGTCGCAGGCCGCCGAGTTCGCGAGTCTCGTGCTCAACGCCGGATGGGCGTGGGCCGGGGCGGCTGTGCTGGTGGGCTGGCTGGTGAGCAGGCACCCGCGACCCGCGGTGGGATTGCTGCGCGGGGCGGCAGCCGGAGCCCTCACGTTGGTGTTCGCCACCGTCGCCTACTACGGCATGGACGTGCTCTCCGACGGCGGTCCGTGGTGGTACGGGGCGACCGGGTACTGGCTGATCGCCAGCGTGCTGCTCGGCCCGGTGCTCGGGGTTGTCGGCGCGTTGATCCGGCGACCTGGGCCGGTCGGGACACTCGCCGCACTGCTGGTGCCGGCCGGCGCTGCCCTACAGATGGTGGTGCTGCCTCCGCCGCCGGACAGCCTGATGGCTCAGCCGGTGCGGCTGACGGTGTGGACATCGGCGGCAATAGCCACTGTGTTGATTATCCGTACGAGGGGTCGGCGCGGGGTCCTGGCGCCATCGGTCAGGCCAGGCTGA
- a CDS encoding DUF6244 family protein gives MSSAAEMIAKLSVASQKLEESRAKAAGAAQDVAEARALVASALEGVGAGPLVGVIDAYRQALMQAAQGSEPARQHVQETIAKIHALGN, from the coding sequence GTGAGTAGCGCTGCGGAGATGATCGCGAAGCTGAGCGTGGCGTCGCAGAAGCTGGAGGAGTCGCGGGCCAAGGCGGCCGGTGCCGCTCAGGATGTCGCCGAGGCGCGGGCTCTCGTGGCGAGTGCGTTGGAGGGTGTGGGTGCTGGTCCGCTGGTCGGTGTGATCGATGCGTACCGGCAGGCGTTGATGCAGGCCGCGCAGGGCAGTGAACCGGCGCGGCAGCACGTCCAGGAGACGATCGCAAAGATCCACGCGCTGGGAAACTGA
- a CDS encoding FtsK/SpoIIIE domain-containing protein → MARLTSAYRQAVTAHREARERLDRLTRALAERPAPTGGETADLVARLARVGATLATPTPGATPLTAGPVPVRVGEASTVDGDFAVVVPLGSGRHLAVDTDARDPRVAALLRALVLRLVATAPPGTVRVAALDPATFGAAFLPLRPLVDAGVLDPPATTEPEIATLLDTVERHARLAQQAGPDADLPTLVVVGAAPPPPRELARLAALTHAGPTAALCVLLAGQPPRDVGPPPPPLAAATRITLTDRYAHVGDPPGLPYSPDGTGLAAPVLLDGDPAPATVAALAEHLATATRQDAALRFTDLLPAHHWAESARSGLRTVIGRAGRTPVTVAFDDATPHWLVGGRTGAGKTVFLLDVLYGLATRYSPAELHLYLLDFKEGVSFTEFVPTGRDPSWLPHARAVGIESDREYGVAVLRELRRELGRRASALKRYGVTKLADLPRDTPAPRIVAVVDEFHVLLAGNDSLAREAVTLLEELARKGRSYGVHLVLASQSTAGIEALYGKADAIFGQFPLRVALPGGSGVLDPLNPAADALTIGTAVLNTAAGAAGPDTVVRFPDAHADAGDLGRLRHQLWQARPAGNQSPAVFRGYEAAHVEDDPVFAGLRPGGRRPAALVGRAVDVTGSTAAVALDATPGRHLAVVGTSVAGAHVLRAAAWSLARQHAPGTARFLLAPLVAAADPVADDLAAALTDAGHPVDQLDATGLRGHVGQLATAPAAPPTGRTYLVVFGVDAAGAVLGLSDPATFRSGYDDLRALLRHAPGYGVHLLGWWRGLRRLADDLGGTQNRDDVACLVALNVPGAELGLHLGVTDLAYTPRANRALLVDRHEHRTQLIVPFVGAGHEPDEEGLR, encoded by the coding sequence ATGGCGCGGCTCACGTCGGCGTACCGGCAGGCGGTAACGGCCCACCGGGAAGCCCGTGAGCGGCTCGACCGGCTCACCCGGGCCCTCGCCGAGCGTCCCGCCCCGACCGGCGGGGAGACCGCCGACCTGGTCGCCCGGCTCGCCCGGGTCGGCGCGACCCTGGCCACCCCGACCCCCGGCGCGACCCCGCTGACCGCCGGACCGGTCCCGGTCCGGGTCGGCGAAGCGTCCACCGTGGACGGCGACTTTGCTGTGGTCGTACCGCTCGGCAGCGGCCGGCACCTGGCGGTCGACACCGACGCCCGCGATCCCCGGGTCGCCGCCCTGCTGCGCGCCCTGGTGCTCCGGCTGGTCGCCACCGCACCACCGGGCACCGTCCGGGTCGCCGCCCTCGACCCGGCCACGTTCGGGGCGGCCTTCCTGCCGCTGCGACCACTGGTCGACGCCGGGGTGCTCGATCCGCCCGCCACCACCGAACCCGAGATCGCCACTCTGCTCGACACGGTCGAACGGCACGCCCGTCTTGCCCAGCAGGCCGGCCCGGACGCCGATCTGCCCACCCTGGTCGTGGTCGGCGCGGCACCGCCCCCGCCACGGGAACTCGCCCGGCTCGCCGCCCTCACCCACGCCGGCCCGACCGCCGCGCTCTGCGTGCTGCTCGCCGGGCAGCCACCCCGGGACGTCGGGCCGCCACCCCCACCGCTGGCCGCCGCCACCCGGATCACCCTCACCGACCGGTACGCCCACGTCGGCGACCCGCCCGGCCTGCCGTACAGCCCGGACGGGACCGGACTGGCCGCCCCGGTGCTGCTCGACGGCGACCCGGCACCGGCCACCGTCGCCGCGCTCGCCGAACACCTCGCCACCGCCACCCGGCAGGACGCCGCACTCCGCTTCACCGACCTGCTCCCGGCCCACCACTGGGCCGAGTCGGCCCGCTCCGGCCTGCGTACCGTGATCGGCCGGGCTGGGCGTACCCCGGTCACCGTGGCGTTCGACGACGCCACCCCGCACTGGCTGGTCGGCGGACGGACCGGGGCCGGCAAGACGGTCTTCCTCCTCGACGTGCTCTACGGCCTGGCCACCCGCTACTCCCCGGCGGAACTGCACCTGTACCTCCTCGACTTCAAGGAGGGGGTCAGCTTCACCGAGTTCGTCCCCACCGGGCGGGACCCGTCCTGGCTGCCGCACGCCCGCGCGGTCGGCATCGAGTCCGACCGCGAGTACGGCGTCGCCGTGCTCCGGGAACTCCGCCGCGAACTGGGACGCCGGGCCAGCGCGCTGAAACGGTACGGCGTCACCAAACTCGCCGACCTGCCCCGGGACACGCCGGCACCCCGGATCGTGGCGGTGGTCGACGAGTTCCACGTCCTGCTGGCCGGCAACGACAGCCTCGCCCGGGAAGCGGTCACCCTCCTCGAGGAGCTGGCCCGCAAGGGCCGCTCGTACGGGGTGCACCTGGTGCTGGCCAGCCAGAGCACCGCCGGCATCGAGGCCCTCTACGGCAAGGCCGACGCGATCTTCGGACAGTTCCCGCTCCGGGTGGCCCTGCCCGGCGGTTCCGGAGTGCTCGACCCGCTCAACCCGGCCGCCGACGCGCTGACCATCGGCACGGCGGTACTGAACACCGCCGCCGGGGCCGCCGGCCCGGACACCGTCGTCCGCTTCCCCGACGCGCACGCCGACGCCGGCGACCTGGGCCGACTGCGCCACCAGCTCTGGCAGGCCCGGCCCGCCGGCAACCAATCGCCGGCCGTGTTCCGGGGGTACGAGGCCGCGCACGTCGAGGACGACCCGGTCTTCGCCGGGCTACGCCCCGGCGGTCGGCGCCCGGCCGCCCTGGTCGGCCGGGCGGTCGACGTGACCGGCAGCACCGCCGCCGTCGCCCTGGACGCCACCCCCGGCCGGCACCTGGCCGTGGTGGGCACCTCGGTGGCCGGCGCCCACGTGCTCCGGGCCGCCGCGTGGAGCCTCGCCCGGCAGCACGCGCCGGGCACCGCCCGGTTCCTGCTCGCCCCGCTGGTTGCCGCCGCCGACCCGGTCGCCGACGACCTCGCCGCCGCGCTCACCGACGCCGGGCACCCGGTCGACCAGCTCGACGCCACCGGGCTGCGCGGACACGTCGGCCAGCTCGCCACCGCACCGGCCGCCCCGCCGACCGGGCGGACGTACCTGGTGGTGTTCGGGGTGGACGCGGCCGGCGCGGTGCTCGGCCTCTCCGATCCGGCCACCTTCCGCAGCGGGTACGACGACCTGCGCGCCCTGCTGCGGCACGCCCCCGGGTACGGGGTGCACCTGCTCGGCTGGTGGCGTGGGCTGCGCCGGCTCGCCGACGACCTCGGTGGCACGCAGAACCGGGACGACGTGGCCTGCCTGGTGGCGCTGAACGTGCCCGGGGCGGAGCTGGGGCTGCACCTCGGGGTGACCGACCTGGCGTACACCCCACGGGCGAACCGGGCCCTGCTGGTGGACCGGCACGAACACCGCACCCAGTTGATCGTGCCGTTCGTCGGGGCGGGACACGAGCCGGACGAGGAGGGGCTGAGGTGA